Within the Streptomyces sp. NBC_00353 genome, the region AGTGCCGTGCTCCAGCATGGGTCTGCAGCCACCTTCCAGAACTGACATCCGACGACTCGCGCAATATTTCGAATCTGCCACATCTTAAACCCCCGTATCCAAAGGCGTTCCAAAGCTGTGGCCTGTCACAACGAAGCCCCTCCGAGATCCGGAAGTCGCCGGTCCACCACACACAGCTTCACGTCACTCGTACGCACATCCGATGGACTGTCTATAGTGCACAGTCACCAGGAAAAGACGGACCGGCCCCTCCCCCCACCCGAGTCCACCCCACCCAGCCCTACCGGGCGACGAGACAAGGGACTCGAGCAGGATGAGCCACGACGCCATGCCCCCGGGCCCGCGCGCCTCCCGACGAGCAGGAACTACGCAGCAGGGCCGCAAGAAGGACCGAAAGCGTCGCCGCGGCCTGAAGATCACCCTCGGCATCCTGCTCGTGCTGCTCCTCGCCGCCGGTGGCACCTTCTGGTGGCTGTACAGCAGCCTCGACGGGAACATCAAGGGCGTCGACATCAACAAGGCGCTCGGGGACGACCGCCCGGAGAAGCTGCCCACCAGCGGTCAGAATCTGCTCGTGCTCGGCTCCGACTCACGTGCCGGTGCCGAGAACAAGGAGCTGGGGGGCGGCGGCAGCGTCAGCGGCGCACGGTCCGACACCGCGATGGTGGTGCACATACCCGAGGGCCGGCAGCAGGCCGTCGCCGTGTCCATTCCGCGCGACACCCTCGTCACCCGGCCCGAGTGCACCAAGGCCGACGGCTCGAAGACGCCGTCCGCGAACCGCGTGATGTTCAACTCCGTCTACTCGCAGGTCGGTCCGGCCTGCGTGGTCAAGACCGTAGAGAAGATGTCCGGGGTCCGGATCGACCACTACCTGGAGATCAACTTCGCCGGGTTCAAGGACCTGGTGGACGCCATCGGCGGGGTCACGGTCGATGTCCCGCAGGACATCCACGACACTTCGTCCGGTCTCGACCTCACGGCAGGCCCGCACAAGCTCGACGGCACCCAGTCCCTCGCATACGTCCGCACCCGGCACGGCATCGGCGACGGCAGCGACCTGGGCCGGATCGGGCTCCAGCAGCAGTTCCTCCTCGCGCTGCTGAGTGAGGTCAAGTCGCAGGATCTGCTGGGCAGTCCGACGAACTCGTACAAGATCGCCAACTCGGCCACCAAGTCTCTGACCACCGACTCCGGGCTCGCCTCGCTGAAGTCCCTCGCGGAGTTCGCCCGGTCGATGAACGGCGTGGACCCGAGCACGATGGAAACGATCATGCTTCCGGTCGCGTACGACAAGCAGGACCCCAACCGGGTGGTGGCCGCCCAGCCGCAGGCCGGTGACCTCTGGAAGGCGATCCGCAAGGACGACACGATCCCGGAGTCCGCGAAGAAGTCCCCCGCCACCGGCGGCTGACGGGCCGTGCGGCGGCCGGTGCGTGACACCCTTTTGGCATGCTGACCGAACGGACCCTGGTGATCGTGGACGCGGCCAATGTGGTCGGGTCGGTGCCGGACGGCTGGTGGCGGGACCGGCGCGGGGCGGCCGAACGGCTGCGGGACTCCCTGGTCCCGTTCGCCGCGGCCGGTCTGCCCGGGCACCCCGGCCCCGTCGAGCTGGTGCTGGTCGTCGAGGGCGCGGCCCATGGCATCGCATCGGTGCCGGGCGTACGGGTGGAGTCGGCGCCCGGCAGTGGGGACGACCGGATCGTCGACCTCGTCGTCGCCGAGGCGGCCCCTCCTGCGGACCGCGACTGTGTCGTGGTGACGGCCGACCGGGAGCTGCGGCAGCGGGTCGAGGCGTACGGGGCGAAGTGCGCAGGCCCCCGTACCGTACGGCCGCTGCCGCCTCACAAGGACTGACCTACGGCCGGCCGACGGCGTCTTTGATGCGGCTGTGCCGACGCCCGTACGAGAAGTAGATGATCACCCCGAGGGCCATCCAGATGGCGAACCGGAGCCACGTCTCCGCCGGCAGGTTGAGCATCAGCCACACCGAGGCGGCCACCGAGAGGATCGGGATCAGCGGCACCCACGGGGTGCGGAACGCGCGATGCAGCTCAGGACGGGTGCGGCGCAGCACGAGAACGCCCAGGGCGACAACCACGAATGCGAAGAGCGTGCCGATGTTCACCAGCGTCGCCAGCTCGTTGATGCTGGTGAAACCGGCCACGATCGCGATGATCACGCCGAGCAGGACGGTCGGGCGGTACGGGGTGCCGAACTTCGGGTGCGTCTTGGAGAAGAACCGCGGAAGCAGCCCGTCACGGCTCATCGCGAAGAACACCCGGGTCTGACCCAGCAACAGGATCATGCACACCGTCGTGAGGCCGACCGCGGCTCCGAAGCTGATGACGCCCGCGTAGAAGGGGTGCCCGACGGCCTTGAAGGCGTCGGCCAGCGGGGCGCTCACGGACAGTTCGGTGTAGTGCTGCATGCCGGTGACCACCAGCGACACGGCGACGTAGAGCACCGTGCAGATGAAGAGCGAGGCGAGGATGCCCCGCGGCATGTCGCGCTGCGGGAGCTTGGTCTCCTCGGCAGCGGTGGCCACGACATCGAAGCCGATGAAGGCGAAGAAGACGACGGAGGCGGCGGTGAAGATGCCCAGGACGCCGAAGTTGGTCGGTGCGTAGCCGAACATCAGCTGGATCAGCGGCGCGTTCAGTCCCGAGCCGGACGTCTGCGGCTCAGCCGGCGGGATGAAGGGTGAGTAGTTGGCGGCCTTGATGAAGAAGAGCCCCGCGATGATCACGATCAGGACGACGGCCACCTTGATGGCGACCACAACGGTCGTGACCCGGGCGGAGAGCTTCATGCCGAGCACCAGGATGACGGTCAGGACGAGTACCAGGACGAAGGCCAGGATGTCGAAGCCGAATCCTGTTGCCGCATCCGGCCCGGCGATCACGTCGGGCATGTCCCAGCCGACGTTGTCCATCAGCGAGCGGACGTAGCCGGACCAGCCGACGGCCACCACCGCTGTGCCCAGGGCGAATTCCAGCACGAGGTCCCAGCCGATGATCCAGGCGATCAGTTCACCGAGCGAGGCGTACGCGAAGGTGTACGCGGATCCCGCGACCGGAACGGTGGAGGCGAACTCGGCGTAACAGAGCGCGGCCAGGGCGCAGACGATGGCGGCGGCAACGAAGGCGAGTGCGGTCGCGGGCCCAGCCGATTCCTTCGCCACTTTGCCGGTGAGGACGAAGATGCCGGTGCCGATGATGACGCCCACTCCGAAGACGGTGAGGTCCAGCGCGGAGAGGGACTTCTTGAGAGCGTGCTCCGGCTCCTCGGTGTCACGGATGGACTGTTCCACCGTCTTGGTCCGGAACAGCCCGCCTTTGGTGGGTGGTGTGTCCTGCTGCGCAGTCACCGGCGTACCTCCACGCACTCGTCGTGAACGCCATGATTGGGACATCACCGGGGGCGCAGGGCTCCACGTCGAGCGATTTCACGCGAATGGGCCGGTCGGACCACTCGTAGAGGGTGGTCCGACCGGCCCATCGGCCGTATCGCTCGTCGCTCGTTCGGACCCGTGCGGGCACGGGTCCGTGTCGGCCAGTCAGTCCCGGGCGGGCTCGATCACGGAGCGCGTACGGGCGTCGCTGTCGTAGCGGCCGTCCAGCTTGGAGACGAGACCGGTGACCTGACGGGCGATGTCCGGCGCGGTCAGCCCGATCTCCGCCATGACCTCCTTGCGGGAGGCGTGGTCGAGGAAGCGCGGCGGGATACCGAAGTCGCGCAGCGGTACGTCGACTCCGGCGTCGCGCAGCGCCTGGGCGACGGCGGAGCCGACACCGCCGGCCCGGCTGTTGTCCTCGACGGTGACGACGACACGGTGCTGTTCGGCGAGCGGGGCCATGGCCTCGTCGACCGGCTTGACCCAGCGCGGGTCGACGACCGTCGTCGTGATGCCCTGGGCGTCCAGCAGATCGGCGATCTCCAGGCACATCGGGGCGAGCGCGCCCACGGAGACCAGGAGGACGTCCGGGCGGGCGGTGTCGGCCCTGCGGAGCACGTCCATGCCACCGACCCTGCCGACGGCCTTCACGGACGGGCCGACCGCACCCTTGGAGAAGCGGACCACGGTCGGGGCGTCGTCGACCTCGACGGCCTCGCGCAGCTGGGCACGGACCTGGTCGGCGTCGCGCGGGGCGGCGATCCGCAGGTCGGGCACGCACTGCAGGATCGACATGTCCCACATGCCGTTGTGCGAGGCGCCGTCGGTGCCGGTGATTCCCGCCCGGTCCAGGACGAACGTGACACCGCACTTGTGCAGGGCGACATCCATCAGCACCTGGTCGAAGGCCCGGTTGAGGAACGTGGCATACACCGCGAAGACGGGGTGCAGTCCGCCGGTGGCCAGGCCCGCCGCGGAGACCGCGCCGTGCTGCTCCGCGATGCCGACGTCGTAGATCCGGTCCGGGAATTCCTTCTCGAACTTGGTGAGACCGACCGGCTGGAGCATGGCCGCGGTGATCGCGACGATGTCCTTGCGCTCCTTGCCGAGCTTGACCATCTCCTCGCCGAAGACCGAGGTCC harbors:
- a CDS encoding amino acid permease, which codes for MTAQQDTPPTKGGLFRTKTVEQSIRDTEEPEHALKKSLSALDLTVFGVGVIIGTGIFVLTGKVAKESAGPATALAFVAAAIVCALAALCYAEFASTVPVAGSAYTFAYASLGELIAWIIGWDLVLEFALGTAVVAVGWSGYVRSLMDNVGWDMPDVIAGPDAATGFGFDILAFVLVLVLTVILVLGMKLSARVTTVVVAIKVAVVLIVIIAGLFFIKAANYSPFIPPAEPQTSGSGLNAPLIQLMFGYAPTNFGVLGIFTAASVVFFAFIGFDVVATAAEETKLPQRDMPRGILASLFICTVLYVAVSLVVTGMQHYTELSVSAPLADAFKAVGHPFYAGVISFGAAVGLTTVCMILLLGQTRVFFAMSRDGLLPRFFSKTHPKFGTPYRPTVLLGVIIAIVAGFTSINELATLVNIGTLFAFVVVALGVLVLRRTRPELHRAFRTPWVPLIPILSVAASVWLMLNLPAETWLRFAIWMALGVIIYFSYGRRHSRIKDAVGRP
- a CDS encoding NTP pyrophosphohydrolase; the protein is MLTERTLVIVDAANVVGSVPDGWWRDRRGAAERLRDSLVPFAAAGLPGHPGPVELVLVVEGAAHGIASVPGVRVESAPGSGDDRIVDLVVAEAAPPADRDCVVVTADRELRQRVEAYGAKCAGPRTVRPLPPHKD
- the dxs gene encoding 1-deoxy-D-xylulose-5-phosphate synthase, with product MALLTRIGGPRDLDRLSPEQLEQLAEEIRTFLVEAVSKTGGHLGPNLGVVELTIALHRVFDSPKDKVLFDTGHQSYVHKLLTGRQDFSKLKSKGGLSGYPSRAESDHDIIENSHASTVLGWADGLAKANEVLKKDDHVVAVIGDGALTGGMAWEALNNIAAAKDRPLVIVVNDNERSYAPTIGGLANHLATLRTTDGYERFLARGKDILERTPVVGKPLYETLHGAKKGLKDFIAPQGMFEDLGLKYVGPIDGHDIEALESALQRAKRFGGPVIVHCLTEKGRGYTPALLDEADRFHAVGKIHPDTGLPVATSGLDWTSVFGEEMVKLGKERKDIVAITAAMLQPVGLTKFEKEFPDRIYDVGIAEQHGAVSAAGLATGGLHPVFAVYATFLNRAFDQVLMDVALHKCGVTFVLDRAGITGTDGASHNGMWDMSILQCVPDLRIAAPRDADQVRAQLREAVEVDDAPTVVRFSKGAVGPSVKAVGRVGGMDVLRRADTARPDVLLVSVGALAPMCLEIADLLDAQGITTTVVDPRWVKPVDEAMAPLAEQHRVVVTVEDNSRAGGVGSAVAQALRDAGVDVPLRDFGIPPRFLDHASRKEVMAEIGLTAPDIARQVTGLVSKLDGRYDSDARTRSVIEPARD
- a CDS encoding LCP family protein; this translates as MSHDAMPPGPRASRRAGTTQQGRKKDRKRRRGLKITLGILLVLLLAAGGTFWWLYSSLDGNIKGVDINKALGDDRPEKLPTSGQNLLVLGSDSRAGAENKELGGGGSVSGARSDTAMVVHIPEGRQQAVAVSIPRDTLVTRPECTKADGSKTPSANRVMFNSVYSQVGPACVVKTVEKMSGVRIDHYLEINFAGFKDLVDAIGGVTVDVPQDIHDTSSGLDLTAGPHKLDGTQSLAYVRTRHGIGDGSDLGRIGLQQQFLLALLSEVKSQDLLGSPTNSYKIANSATKSLTTDSGLASLKSLAEFARSMNGVDPSTMETIMLPVAYDKQDPNRVVAAQPQAGDLWKAIRKDDTIPESAKKSPATGG